In a genomic window of Magnolia sinica isolate HGM2019 chromosome 16, MsV1, whole genome shotgun sequence:
- the LOC131229400 gene encoding uncharacterized protein LOC131229400, which yields MEGLIPYVLHALKKKKQHKNYRRLSEGSSRGSRLPLTERVVSFEGSSHRRTRSDFQTPTSNFMELKNRPSSHFKIKDSRSQIHNR from the coding sequence atggaAGGTCTGATACCGTACGTTCTGCATgcattgaagaagaagaaacagcACAAGAACTACCGCCGCCTTTCGGAGGGTTCGAGCCGAGGCAGCCGTCTCCCACTCACGGAGAGGGTGGTGTCCTTCGAAGGCTCATCTCACCGTAGGACGAGGTCTGACTTTCAGACTCCTACGTCTAACTTTATGGAGTTGAAGAATCGCCCTTCTTCCCACTTCAAAATCAAAGACTCCCGCTCTCAAATTCACAACAGATAG